The proteins below come from a single Tachypleus tridentatus isolate NWPU-2018 chromosome 13, ASM421037v1, whole genome shotgun sequence genomic window:
- the LOC143239317 gene encoding V-set and immunoglobulin domain-containing protein 4-like, producing MKFSPYCSLLTGFFFGLILWERLTGIASLRITHLSVPPWIESGSKESVVLDCEYDLTEKDKSLVVKWFLNNDPEPIYQWIPELKSRHFSYRLEGRVSLNYTVFPSDEYTKYRAIKIFRPTIDLSGLYTCTVGSLSGTDSKDKQMIVYSPPTVFMLNYTYISSDKERLRCQAEGVFPLPHLVLYEMTSHSRSRQLTTNLFENELLDLTGAYIVEVSKDLTMEELEGDEPRVFKCVLTIPGTEYLAERSVVYYPDATGGHDVAVSVNMALLIISLSLLQLVA from the exons GAATAGCATCACTCCGGATTACACACCTCTCCGTTCCCCCTTGGATTGAAAGCGGAAGCAAAGAGTCAGTAGTTTTAGATTGTGAGTATGATCTTACAGAAAAAGATAAATCACTAGTCGTTAAATGGTTCCTGAATAACGACCCTGAACCTATTTACCAGTGGATTCCTGAGTTGAAGAGTAGACACTTTTCCTACCGCTTAGAAGGCAGAGTCAGCCTGAACTACACAGTGTTTCCGTCCGATGAATACACCAAATACAGAGCTATAAAGATTTTCAGGCCTACAATAGATCTGAGCGGTTTGTACACATGTACGGTCGGATCGCTGTCAGGAACAGACTCGAAAGATAAACAGATGATAGTATATT CTCCCCCAACCGTCTTCATGCTTAACTACACGTACATATCAAGTGACAAGGAGCGCTTGCGATGCCAAGCTGAAGGTGTATTTCCACTTCCTCACTTAGTCTTGTACGAGATGACAAGTCACTCTAGGTCTCGTCAGCTGACAActaatttgtttgaaaatgaGCTGCTGGACCTTACGGGTGCCTACATCGTGGAAGTTTCGAAGGACCTCACCATGGAAGAATTAGAAGGAGATGAGCCCCGGGTTTTTAAGTGTGTACTTACTATACCTGGTACTGAGTACCTAGCAGAAAGGTCTGTGGTTTATTATCCAG atgCTACTGGTGGACACGATGTTGCTGTGAGTGTGAATATGGCTCTTTTAATTATATCGCTATCACTTCTTCAGTTGGTGGCGTGA